The Ahaetulla prasina isolate Xishuangbanna chromosome 3, ASM2864084v1, whole genome shotgun sequence genome window below encodes:
- the YTHDF3 gene encoding YTH domain-containing family protein 3 isoform X1 → MSATSVDQRPKGQGNKVSVQNGSIHQKDAVNDDDFEPYLSSQTNQSNSYPPMSDPYMPSYYAPSIGFPYSLGEAAWSTAGDPPMPYLTTYGQMSNGEHHYIPDGVFSQPGALGNTPPFLGQHGFNFFPGNADFSTWGTSGSQGQSTQSSAYSSSYGYPPSSLGRAIADGQAGFGNDTLSKVPGISSIEQGMTGLKIGGEMTVAVTKTVGSALTSTGMTSIAANNVPAVSSSAPKPTSWAAIARKPAKPQPKLKPKGNVGIGGPAVPPPPIKHNMNIGTWDDKGSVVKAPPIQPVLPPQTIIQQPQPLIQPPPMVQSQLPQQQQQQPPPQSQQPQGPQQQAQPHQLQQQQQLQNRWVAPRNRGVGFNQSNGAGNENYGIGVIPVSSSPSGVEVHPVLEKLKAINNYNPKDFDWNLKNGRVFIIKSYSEDDIHRSIKYSIWCSTEHGNKRLDAAYRSLNGKGPLYLLFSVNGSGHFCGVAEMKSVVDYNAYAGVWSQDKWKGKFDVKWIFVKDVPNNQLRHIRLENNDNKPVTNSRDTQEVPLEKAKQVLKIIATFKHTTSIFDDFAHYEKRQEEEEAMRRMISAFPDFGRLQGKEVVLPSNYEVNLAISTSFYHLRQPLLN, encoded by the exons TTTCAGTGCAAAACGGTTCGATTCATCAAAAGGATGCAGTAAATGATGATGATTTTGAGCCATATCTGAGTAGCCAGACAAATCAG agTAATAGCTATCCACCAATGTCAGACCCATACATGCCTAGTTATTATGCTCCCTCCATTGGTTTTCCATACTCTTTGGGTGAAGCAGCATGGTCCACAGCTGGAGATCCTCCAATGCCATACTTGACAACTTATGGACAGATGAGCAATGGTGAACACCACTATATCCCCGATGGTGTATTCAGTCAACCTGGAGCTTTAGGGAATACTCCTCCGTTTCTTGGTCAGCatggatttaatttttttcctggcAATGCAGATTTCTCTACATGGGGGACAAGTGGATCTCAGGGGCAATCAACCCAAAGCTCTGCTTATAGCAGCAGCTATGGCTACCCACCCAGCTCTCTCGGTAGAGCTATAGCCGATGGACAGGCTGGATTTGGCAATGATACTTTGAGCAAGGTACCTGGAATTAGCAGCATCGAGCAAGGTATGACTGGATTGAAAATTGGTGGTGAAATGACAGTTGCTGTAACAAAAACAGTTGGATCAGCTCTAACCAGTACAGGTATGACGAGCATTGCAGCAAATAATGTGCCTGCAGTTAGCAGTTCAGCACCTAAACCAACCTCATGGGCTGCCATTGCAAGAAAGCCTGctaagcctcagccaaaacttaAACCTAAAGGTAATGTGGGAATTGGGGGCCCTGCAGTACCGCCGCCACCTATAAAACACAACATGAATATTGGCACTTGGGATGACAAAGGGTCGGTGGTAAAAGCTCCTCCAATCCAACCAGTACTGCCTCCTCAGACTATAATTCAACAGCCTCAGCCTTTAATTCAGCCACCTCCTATGGTGCAAAGCCAGCTGCctcagcagcaacagcaacagccgcCACCACAGTCACAACAGCCTCAAGGACCTCAGCAACAGGCTCAGCCTCATcagctgcagcagcagcaacagctgcAAAATCGCTGGGTGGCTCCTCGCAATAGAGGTGTAGGCTTTAATCAGAGCAATGGAGCTGGCAATGAAAACTATGGTATAGGTGTTATACCAGTTAGCTCTTCACCATCTGGTGTAGAAGTACACCCAGTTTTGGAGAAATTAAAGGCCATAAacaactataatcccaaagactTTGACTGGAACCTGAAGAATGGTCGCGTGTTTATAATCAAAAGCTATTCAGAGGATGATATACATCGTTCCATTAAATATTCTATCTGGTGTAGTACTGAACATGGTAATAAGCGCTTGGATGCTGCATATCGTTCATTGAATGGAAAAGGCCCACTCTATTTACTTTTCAGTGTGAATGGCAGTGGACACTTCTGTGGAGTGGCTGAGATGAAGTCAGTGGTGGACTACAATGCGTATGCTGGAGTCTGGTCTCAGGATAAATGGAAGGGGAAGTTTGATGTTAAATGGATCTTTGTTAAAGACGTTCCGAACAACCAGCTGCGGCACATTCGCTTGGAAAATAATGACAACAAACCAGTTACCAATTCAAGGGACACTCAAGAAGTACCCCTAGAAAAAGCCAAGCAAGTGCTTAAAATAATTGCTACTTTCAAGCATACCACCTCAATCTTTGATGACTTTGCACATTATGAAAAGcgtcaagaggaggaggaagccatGCGTAGG ATGATCTCTGCATTTCCAGATTTTGGGAGGCTACAGGGGAAGGAGGTTGTTTTGCCTTCCAACTATGAG GTCAATTTGGCCATCTCAACAAGTTTTTATCATCTTCGCCAACCACTCCTCAACT GA